One segment of Zymoseptoria tritici IPO323 chromosome 2, whole genome shotgun sequence DNA contains the following:
- a CDS encoding fungal transcriptional regulatory protein (Fungal transcriptional regulatory protein), which yields SQPTLSCLECVERKTKLATLIASVDRKNGASKARYVTKPSSKVRKASTASITLTSPTVAANGLDPSITRPPRPTQAASQGASPFLVSNIPFTQSSPSNVFGVGSQHPFSNYWTCQGGLPEVISVLPSKDQADLLIAKFFEVVDPVYPFIHRRTFYSDYENFWALPSEAKGDVDASLIALHFAMYALGTQFMTFSYEERSQTAEFYCSAANQALRVYSYLNRTTIRAIQAMLLIAYFLMNDNHASDAYAWAGIHLRQAYAMRLHRDPDLVVPEASILEKQQRRKLWQAVFFQDTSAATLLKMPPTTTHSDVPVESLSDDNEQNLASMKQDVSYMRAMWHLGNLVQENLSSPMSLSLPVANSPRHKESLVAAFRRLYKSFPAYLTVLDYGILQQQVASNPRAVRQNLFLTSNYYHCLALLQASDNAAQEVEVNVKGALEAAHEALCAFFKLFGLFEIEAGVWWEYQHRAFEESLLIVNLLAMNTISDADYDKIFRDDIRRMLELMSRYG from the exons TCTCAGCCGACGTTGTCCTGTCTGGAATGTGTAGAGCGCAAGACGAAGT TGGCCACTCTCATTGCTTCCGTAGACCGGAAGAATGGCGCCAGCAAGGCCAGATACGTGACGAAACCATCCAGCAAGGTTCGCAAGGCGAGCACGGCATCAATAACATTGACCTCGCCTACTGTGGCTGCCAATGGACTGGATCCATCCATCACTCGGCCACCTCGCCCAACTCAAGCAGCTTCACAAGGAGCATCGCCATTCTTGGTCTCGAATATACCGTTCACGCAAAGCTCTCCCTCAAACGTCTTCGGCGTAGGATCGCAGCATCCGTTCTCCAACTATTGGACTTGCCAAGGCGGGCTTCCGGAGGTGATCTCAGTGCTTCCAAGCAAGGATCAAGCAGACCTTTTGATCGCCAAGTTCTTCGAGGTAGTCGATCCCGTGTATCCATTCATACACAGAAGAACTTTCTACTCGGACTATGAGAATTTCTGGGCTCTTCCGTCGGAGGCGAAGGGCGATGTTGACGCTTCTCTGATCGCTCTACACTTTGCTATGTACGCACTGGGGACACAATTCATGACATTCTCATATGAGGAGCGCTCGCAAACAGCGGAGTTCTACTGCTCAGCGGCGAATCAGGCCTTACGAGTCTATTCCTACTTAAATCGGACAACCATTCGTGCTATTCAAGCCATGCTTTTGATCGCATACTTTCTCATGAACGACAATCATGCTTCGGACGCCTACGCCTGGGCAGGCATACACCTCCGCCAAGCATACGCAATGCGGCTCCACCGCGATCCTGATTTGGTCGTGCCGGAGGCTTCGATACTGGAGAAGCAGCAAAGACGGAAACTCTGGCAGGCGGTCTTCTTCCAAGACACCAGCGCTGCGACCCTCTTGAAGATGCCACCAACGACTACCCACAGCGATGTGCCTGTTGAGTCACTCTCTGACGACAACGAGCAGA ATCTAGCCTCCATGAAGCAGGACGTTTCATATATGAGAGCGATGTGGCACCTGGGCAACCTTGTTCAAGAGAACCTTTCAAGCCCCATGTCACTATCGCTTCCCGTAGCGAACAGTCCAAGACACAAGGAGTCTTTAGTGGCTGCGTTTCGAAGACTTTACAAGTCATTCCCGGCATACTTGACGGTGCTGGACTATGGAATTTTACAACAACAGGTTGCATCGAATCCGCGAGCTGTCCGTCAAAATCTCTTCCTGACCTCAAATTACTATCACTGTCTGGCACTACTACAAGCATCAGATAATGCTGCACAAGAGGTTGAGGTCAACGTCAAGGGAGCTCTCGAAGCAGCTCATGAAGCACTGTGTGCGTTCTTCAAACTTTTTGGCTTATTCGAGATCGAAGCGGGTGTTTGGTGGGAATATCAG CATCGTGCCTTTGAAGAGAGCCTTTTGATTGTCAACCTCCTGGCAATGAACACCATCTCTGATGCGGACTACGACAAGATATTCCGGGATGACATCCGTCGGATGCTGGAGCTGATGTCACGCTATGGT